TGATCAGGCCTTCAAGCGGCATGATGATTTCCAGGCCAGTTGCAACAGCCGTCATTGCTTTTTCAGGAGCGTTAACTTCAAGTCCAATCTCGAGGTTTTCTGGATTACAGAAACGAACGATGTAGCCACGGTTGTTTTCCAGCATGTTAAGCGTCTTTTCGTCCTTCACCTTCAGGAACATATCGACCTTTTTGCTTAGAGGCGTGTTCACCTCGGAGCGGATATTCCTTACAGAACGAATGACTTCAACGAGCAGCTTCATATCTTCTGCAGCTTGTTGATCTGTAAGAGCGGAATCCGCCTCAGGCCAGCTGGCAACTGTAATCGACTCGCCTTTATGCGGGAGGTTCTGCCAGATTTCTTCTGTGATGAAAGGCATAAATGGATGTAACAGACGCATTGTGTTATCTAGTACATACGCAAGGATGGATCTAGTCGTTTTCTTGGCCGTTTCATCTTCCCCGTATAGAGGAAGCTTTGCCATTTCAATATACCAGTCACAAAGATCATCCCAGATGAAGTTATAAAGCGCACGGCCCACTTCACCGAATTCGTAGCGGTCTGATAGCCTTGTCACTGTTTCGATCGTTTCGTTTAGCCTTGTCAAAATCCATTTGTCAGCTACCGATTTTTCACCGCTCAAATCAATTTCTTCATATTTCAGTCCATTCATATTCATTAAAGCAAAACGTGATGCATTCCAGATTTTATTGGCAAAGTTCCAGGTCGCTTCAACCTTTTCAGTGCTGTAGCGAAGATCCTGCCCCGGTGAGCTTCCTGTTGTCAGGAAGTAGCGTAGTGAGTCAGCTCCGTACTGGTCAATGACATCCATCGGATCCACACCGTTGCCAAGTGATTTACTCATCTTGCGGCCGTCTTCTGCACGAACAAGTCCGTGGATCAGTACATCCTGGAATGGTCTTTGGCCAGTGAACTCAAGTCCCTGGAAGATCATCCTAGAAACCCAAAAGAAGATAATATCATAGCCCGTTACAAGTGCAGCCGTTGGATAGTAGCGCTTATAATCGGCTGCATCCTCATTCGGCCAGCCCATTGTGGAGAATGGCCATAGAGCTGAACTGAACCATGTGTCAAGAACGTCGTTGTCCTGCTCCCAATTTTCAGGGTCTGCAGGCGGTTCATGGTCAACGTATACCTCGCCTGTTTCTTTATGGTACCAGGCCGGAATGCGGTGGCCCCACCATAGCTGGCGGGAAATACACCAGTCACGGATATTTTCCATCCAGCGCATATACGTATTTTCAAAGCGTTCAGGGACAAAGTTTACTTTCTCTTCTTTGCTTTGCAGCGCAACTGCTTCGTCAGCGAGCGGCTGCATTTTTACGAACCATTGTGTGGATAGGTATGGTTCTACAACAGCTCCGCTTCGCTCTGAGTGCCCAACAGAGTGCATATGCTCTTCAATCTTGAATAAAACGCCTGCTTCCTGAAGGTCCTTGACGATTTGCTTGCGGCACTCAAAACGATCCATGCCCTGGTA
The nucleotide sequence above comes from Mesobacillus jeotgali. Encoded proteins:
- a CDS encoding valine--tRNA ligase; the encoded protein is MMEENLSMPTKYDPSSIEQGRYEWWVNGKFFEAKNDETKKPYTIVIPPPNVTGKLHLGHAWDTALQDILTRMKRMQGYDVLWLPGMDHAGIATQAKVDEKLRSQGINRYELGREKFLEEAWKWKEEYAQHIRKQWSKLGLGLDYSRERFTLDEGLSKAVKEVFVSLYRKGLIYRGEYIINWDPAAKTALSDIEVIHKDVQGAFYHMRYPLADGSGHIEIATTRPETMLGDTAVAVHPEDDRYKHLIGKTVILPIVGREIPIVGDDYVDMEFGSGAVKITPAHDPNDFEIGNRHNLERVLVMNEDGSMNAKAGKYQGMDRFECRKQIVKDLQEAGVLFKIEEHMHSVGHSERSGAVVEPYLSTQWFVKMQPLADEAVALQSKEEKVNFVPERFENTYMRWMENIRDWCISRQLWWGHRIPAWYHKETGEVYVDHEPPADPENWEQDNDVLDTWFSSALWPFSTMGWPNEDAADYKRYYPTAALVTGYDIIFFWVSRMIFQGLEFTGQRPFQDVLIHGLVRAEDGRKMSKSLGNGVDPMDVIDQYGADSLRYFLTTGSSPGQDLRYSTEKVEATWNFANKIWNASRFALMNMNGLKYEEIDLSGEKSVADKWILTRLNETIETVTRLSDRYEFGEVGRALYNFIWDDLCDWYIEMAKLPLYGEDETAKKTTRSILAYVLDNTMRLLHPFMPFITEEIWQNLPHKGESITVASWPEADSALTDQQAAEDMKLLVEVIRSVRNIRSEVNTPLSKKVDMFLKVKDEKTLNMLENNRGYIVRFCNPENLEIGLEVNAPEKAMTAVATGLEIIMPLEGLINIDEEIARLQKEKEKLDKEVERVQKKLANEGFVKKAPEKVIEEERAKEKDYLEKRTAVEARINELRN